CCAAAGTAAAGCCAATCCTCCACTGTATCCAACCGGATTCACAGTCATAATCCTATCACACCCTAACCACTCCTGAAGATCCACCAACTCATCTCTACCTTGCTTCGTCTCCATAAGAAATAAGATATCTGGGAAATGTTCTCGTCTCATCTCCCGTAGTTTCGGAATCACCAGGTCTTGTGCACGGCCCAAGCCCTGACAATTCCAACTCAAGATGGCCATTAAATATTGGACGGTCTCTCATTTGGGACCACCAATGGTTTCTTAAACCTTGCAGAGCTTTGAGATGGCTCGACATCATCACTTGCCTTCCTCTTAGTTTCCGAGATCACCCCTTCACCAATCTGCTTCCCTGGTTTAGATGAGACCTTAGCCACTCCTTTACCGTTGGCTTTCCTCGTGAAAGTACCTGGCCTTCTTCTTTTATAGGTCCTTTTCAGGGAGGTGCCGAAAGCATTTGTTTCATGGAAACCTATGCTATAACCCGTTGAACCTTCCTGAAGAGACCCAGTTTGTAAAGACTCTGCACTTCCTTCCATCATTGCTGGTTGACTAATGATTTTGCCTGATTGGAGAACTCTATTTCCGGCAGCGATAGCTCCCGCCATTAACTTTGTGCCCCTAGGAGCTATATCTTCTTTTGCGGAGAAGTCAAACACAATCCCCTTCCCCTTGTCAAGATCATCTATCACCAAAGGCAGAGGCTCTAGACTGAGAAAAGCCTTATGTCCTATCGGATCATCTTCCAGATCGCGTAGAGAATTCTTCACTCTTTCTTCCCTTGCCATTTTCTCTGGTCCATTAGTTGTTTTGAGATAGATGCGCATGCCTTCCAGTACTTCTTCAACAATTTTAGGTCTGCCCGTTAGGTGATCAGTTCCCAGAAGATTTGTAGGAACTAATCCAAACAGGGGATCAGCTACATCAAGGCTCGGCGTCACCTCTTTCCTCTTCCCCGACATCACCACTGCGCCTCCATCATTACCCTTAAACTTCATTGCATTAGCAATATGGCACATAGACTGCTCATGTGTTAACCTCTGACATGTATAACACCTTTTTTGAATTCTTTCGTAGTCATAGAGAATGTTGACTTCCTCGCCACCCAGTATTGTCACCTTCTTTGCTCTTCTTAGTGGCCTAGAGACATCAAACTTCACCTTGACTCTCAAATAATCCTTTGTTTGCGCTTTCTCTGGGTCAAATGGCACCTCCACCACCTCTCCCGCGAACTTCCCCAAGTCATGGATAGCTTCCGGCGTGTAGTGATTCACGGGGATGTTTTGCATTTGAACCCACACAAACAAATACTGTAGATAATCCACTGGTGGCTTTTCCACC
This genomic stretch from Brassica napus cultivar Da-Ae chromosome C9, Da-Ae, whole genome shotgun sequence harbors:
- the LOC106368112 gene encoding uncharacterized protein LOC106368112, yielding MSGALDKALLEMSLEENDEPYVLPDRPEYYSTERNSMSLIGRLLNPQCQKMSDLILEMPRKWQLYDRVKGVALSKDRFQFIFKYERDLLDVLNRGPHTSNMWSIVLERWVEKPPVDYLQYLFVWVQMQNIPVNHYTPEAIHDLGKFAGEVVEVPFDPEKAQTKDYLRVKVKFDVSRPLRRAKKVTILGGEEVNILYDYERIQKRCYTCQRLTHEQSMCHIANAMKFKGNDGGAVVMSGKRKEVTPSLDVADPLFGLVPTNLLGTDHLTGRPKIVEEVLEGMRIYLKTTNGPEKMAREERVKNSLRDLEDDPIGHKAFLSLEPLPLVIDDLDKGKGIVFDFSAKEDIAPRGTKLMAGAIAAGNRVLQSGKIISQPAMMEGSAESLQTGSLQEGSTGYSIGFHETNAFGTSLKRTYKRRRPGTFTRKANGKGVAKVSSKPGKQIGEGVISETKRKASDDVEPSQSSARFKKPLVVPNERPSNI